A genomic window from Mesorhizobium sp. 131-2-1 includes:
- a CDS encoding tyrosine-type recombinase/integrase yields the protein MSEHMLLAPLLESYFRRRLTKQRNATPATVASYRDALRMLILFAAARLRKRPAALVLEDLDRDLILAFLDELEEKRNNTVATRNARLAAIRSFFHHVAAADPASFGVAQRVLTIPTKRAHIEVTRHLTSAEVDAIIGAPDQRTPRGRRDRAFLLFLARTGARVSEAISVDADDLQLERPRSQVLLHGKGRRDRVIPVPQDLARALAAVLRERGIANHEPRPIFVGAHNERLTRFGATHIVRRAAAKAVAVRPDLAEKPISPHIFRHSLAMKLLQSGVDLLTIQAWLGHAQVATTHRYAAADVEMMRNGLEKAGIEGNYGARFRPTDAVLQLLDSI from the coding sequence ATGAGCGAACATATGCTCCTAGCGCCGCTCCTGGAATCCTACTTTCGCCGGCGCTTGACCAAGCAGCGCAACGCCACTCCCGCGACTGTCGCGAGCTATCGCGACGCCTTGCGCATGCTGATCCTCTTCGCCGCCGCCAGGTTGCGGAAGAGGCCGGCGGCGTTGGTGCTTGAAGATCTCGATCGAGACCTCATTCTCGCCTTTCTCGACGAACTCGAGGAGAAGCGGAACAACACCGTCGCCACGCGCAATGCCCGACTAGCTGCGATACGATCTTTCTTCCACCATGTGGCAGCGGCCGACCCGGCGTCCTTTGGTGTCGCGCAACGCGTTTTGACCATTCCCACAAAACGGGCACACATTGAGGTGACGCGCCACCTCACCAGCGCAGAAGTGGACGCAATCATTGGGGCGCCCGATCAGAGGACGCCCCGTGGCCGGCGCGACCGCGCGTTTCTGCTGTTCCTCGCGCGGACCGGCGCGCGCGTCTCCGAAGCCATCAGTGTCGATGCTGACGACCTTCAGTTGGAACGCCCGCGTTCGCAGGTGCTGTTGCACGGTAAGGGGCGCAGAGATCGCGTCATCCCCGTTCCTCAGGATCTGGCGAGAGCGCTGGCGGCCGTGTTGCGCGAGCGCGGTATCGCCAACCACGAACCACGACCGATCTTTGTCGGCGCCCACAATGAGCGCCTGACGCGCTTCGGGGCTACCCACATCGTACGACGAGCAGCGGCCAAGGCCGTGGCCGTAAGGCCGGACTTGGCTGAAAAGCCCATATCACCGCACATTTTTCGACACTCCCTCGCCATGAAGCTTCTCCAGTCCGGCGTGGATCTCTTGACGATTCAAGCCTGGCTCGGCCACGCACAGGTCGCCACCACCCACCGCTATGCCGCTGCGGATGTCGAGATGATGCGCAACGGACTCGAAAAGGCGGGCATCGAGGGCAATTACGGGGCGCGCTTCCGGCCCACCGATGCCGTTCTGCAACTGCTGGACAGCATCTAA
- the tnpC gene encoding IS66 family transposase: MSEQAPSTADFFARIALLEAAVSARDTTIAERDEQLRRERAEAALRIQRLQLQIDRFNRKTFGRSSEKLGQMLLELEDLETDVAAGVPDIEPPIVADTDKVRVLPVRKLNPNLPRKRIVREPSCACCPGCGGDLRAMGEDSDEMLDLVAQAWQVMETVRPKYSCRTCDKIIQAPAPAKAIARGKLSYAALAHIMMAKWGYYLPYYRQVQMMAAKGVDIERSTLARSAGYAAALLDPIYNRIREIGRTRSKIHTDDTRLPILAPGTGKTHKGALWVYVADDRNSGSKEPPIAWYRATMGRAGESVMSELAGFAGTLQADGFSGYNQLYKGGAIREAACLAHLRRKIFDVHDSQPTELSTTAMAGIQAIYRIEEEIRGLPPAERLAARRRRTRPLVRALRRQLMRQGKGLSRHADIAKAFAYGTKRWRAFNRFLYDGQLEPDNLIAERAIRGFTVGRRNWLFSGSFAAAERSAVVLSIIETCKLCGVDAEAYMADVTERIQNDWPASRWDELMPWNWVRREEMPLPLAA, encoded by the coding sequence GTGTCGGAACAAGCTCCCTCAACCGCTGATTTCTTCGCCCGGATCGCGCTTCTGGAGGCGGCCGTTTCTGCCCGTGACACCACCATCGCCGAACGCGATGAGCAGTTGCGAAGAGAGCGCGCCGAGGCCGCGCTTCGCATCCAGCGCCTGCAACTGCAGATCGATCGCTTCAACCGCAAAACCTTCGGCCGCTCGTCCGAGAAGCTGGGCCAGATGCTGCTCGAGCTCGAAGATCTCGAGACCGATGTAGCTGCCGGCGTGCCCGATATCGAGCCGCCCATCGTCGCTGACACCGACAAGGTCCGGGTGTTGCCGGTGCGCAAGCTCAACCCCAACCTGCCGCGCAAGCGCATTGTTCGCGAGCCGTCTTGCGCATGCTGCCCGGGCTGCGGCGGCGATCTGCGCGCCATGGGCGAAGATAGCGACGAGATGCTCGATCTGGTCGCCCAAGCCTGGCAGGTGATGGAGACCGTTCGACCCAAGTACAGCTGCCGGACCTGCGATAAAATCATCCAGGCGCCGGCACCAGCCAAGGCCATTGCACGCGGCAAGCTCAGCTATGCCGCACTTGCCCATATCATGATGGCCAAGTGGGGTTATTATCTGCCCTACTACCGTCAGGTACAGATGATGGCCGCCAAGGGCGTCGATATCGAGCGATCCACGCTTGCGCGTAGCGCCGGCTACGCCGCCGCCTTGCTCGATCCGATCTACAACCGCATCCGTGAGATCGGCCGTACCCGCAGCAAGATTCACACCGACGACACGCGGCTTCCGATCCTGGCGCCCGGCACTGGCAAGACGCACAAGGGCGCGCTCTGGGTCTACGTCGCCGACGACCGCAACTCGGGTTCGAAGGAGCCGCCGATCGCCTGGTATCGCGCCACCATGGGCCGCGCCGGCGAGAGCGTGATGAGCGAGCTCGCCGGATTTGCTGGCACCCTCCAGGCCGACGGATTCAGCGGCTACAATCAGCTCTACAAGGGCGGCGCCATTCGAGAAGCTGCCTGCCTGGCCCATCTGCGTCGCAAGATATTCGACGTTCACGACAGCCAGCCGACCGAGCTCAGCACGACGGCGATGGCCGGTATCCAGGCGATCTACCGGATCGAGGAAGAGATACGGGGGCTGCCGCCCGCCGAGCGATTGGCCGCACGACGAAGGCGAACCCGACCACTGGTCCGCGCGCTGCGACGACAGCTCATGCGCCAGGGCAAGGGTTTGTCGCGCCATGCCGATATCGCGAAGGCCTTCGCCTATGGCACCAAGCGATGGCGAGCGTTCAATCGCTTCCTCTACGATGGCCAACTCGAGCCCGACAACCTCATCGCGGAGCGGGCCATTCGTGGATTTACGGTCGGCAGGCGCAATTGGCTTTTCTCGGGCAGCTTCGCAGCGGCCGAGCGGTCAGCGGTCGTGCTCAGCATCATAGAGACTTGCAAGCTCTGCGGCGTCGATGCCGAGGCCTACATGGCCGACGTCACCGAGCGCATCCAGAATGATTGGCCAGCCTCGCGATGGGACGAACTGATGCCATGGAACTGGGTGCGCCGCGAAGAGATGCCGCTCCCCTTGGCGGCATGA
- a CDS encoding UPF0149 family protein: MELGAPRRDAAPLGGMSALDDMALSDEALEVWMAVKTNPRPLVQTISALDGFVTASVTGPRYRDPQDWMCPLMGLPRNVLAKGSATDHAVFASVARIHNRINETLFDRPQDYAPRFTSTPSGGIDPRPWCQGFYAAMNLNIKRWKRLLDLDNPNHGLLLPILIYCVDKKDRPVLGKPRPGPDTAHFIEHEAYKDIALVIPALRELHYVTRYDDRE, translated from the coding sequence ATGGAACTGGGTGCGCCGCGAAGAGATGCCGCTCCCCTTGGCGGCATGAGCGCGCTCGATGACATGGCGCTGTCGGACGAGGCGCTCGAGGTCTGGATGGCCGTCAAGACCAACCCCCGCCCGCTGGTGCAGACCATATCGGCGCTGGATGGCTTCGTAACGGCGTCGGTCACCGGGCCTCGCTACCGGGACCCGCAAGACTGGATGTGCCCGCTCATGGGGTTGCCGCGGAACGTCCTGGCCAAAGGGTCTGCAACCGATCACGCCGTGTTTGCCAGCGTCGCCAGGATCCACAACCGGATCAACGAGACGCTCTTCGACAGACCGCAGGATTATGCGCCCCGCTTCACCAGCACGCCCAGCGGCGGCATCGACCCCCGGCCGTGGTGCCAAGGGTTCTACGCAGCCATGAATCTCAACATCAAACGCTGGAAACGGCTACTCGACCTCGACAACCCCAACCACGGCCTGCTGCTGCCGATCCTGATCTACTGCGTCGACAAAAAGGACAGGCCCGTCCTCGGTAAGCCCAGGCCGGGGCCCGACACCGCGCACTTCATCGAGCACGAGGCGTACAAAGACATCGCCCTCGTCATCCCCGCCCTGCGCGAACTCCACTACGTCACCCGCTATGACGATCGGGAGTGA
- a CDS encoding GMC family oxidoreductase, giving the protein MEVDYIVVGSGSSGSPLTARLVEKGFKVLLVEAGKAEKFPVTSIPASPIYTVGNERYDWNFLAQPDPTRNGLQERWPRGRVPGGSSAINGMIFIRGSRNDYEAWEGLGAHGWGWNSVLPYFRKLETADGDTDNAFRGGLGPVRVRSTRWRLPISQRFIDSLIKLGVPQSSDLNGSLHDGVAWNQANISNGVRQSTFQAYIKPLLSNKRLVFLDDASVDRLIINGNRVGGIIVTKKGQTKRYHARKGVVLSAGAINTPQILMLSGIGDPTELRKHGVTPVVDSPEVGKNLLEHPCLHVLAEVNTATGNAYSSGLGRIKAFASYFLRGQGILGESLAQVIAFVKSTPEKYEPDLQFHFLPYGYWVEDGKRVVPNKKLVAFFANVNHAESKGHLELRSASPRDPIAIFPRLLDHPEDLRSLTESLTWIRRFSKMPPFGDNVLKLLDIPAQEAGAAADEEFVRNNAMPSYHPVGTCRMGADERAVVTPDLCVRGVQGLWVADASIFPRHIAGNPNATCIMIGERAADLIETR; this is encoded by the coding sequence ATGGAAGTTGACTATATTGTAGTTGGATCGGGAAGTTCCGGTTCGCCATTGACGGCTCGCCTTGTAGAGAAGGGCTTCAAAGTTTTGTTGGTAGAAGCGGGAAAAGCAGAGAAATTCCCCGTTACTAGCATACCTGCTTCGCCAATTTACACAGTTGGCAATGAACGTTATGACTGGAACTTCCTAGCGCAGCCAGACCCGACACGGAACGGGCTGCAAGAGAGATGGCCTCGCGGGCGAGTTCCGGGTGGATCATCGGCGATTAACGGGATGATCTTTATTCGGGGCTCGCGGAACGACTATGAAGCTTGGGAGGGGCTAGGTGCCCACGGCTGGGGATGGAACTCGGTACTTCCTTACTTTCGGAAGTTGGAGACCGCTGATGGGGACACTGACAACGCGTTTCGCGGCGGATTGGGACCGGTTCGTGTCCGTAGCACGCGCTGGCGGCTGCCGATATCTCAGCGGTTCATCGATAGCTTGATCAAGTTAGGCGTTCCACAAAGCTCGGACTTGAACGGGTCACTTCACGATGGCGTTGCGTGGAACCAGGCCAATATCTCAAACGGTGTTCGTCAGTCTACATTCCAAGCATATATCAAACCTTTATTGTCAAACAAGCGGCTCGTCTTTTTAGATGATGCTTCGGTGGATCGACTTATCATCAACGGAAACAGAGTCGGAGGCATCATTGTCACCAAGAAGGGTCAGACGAAGAGATACCATGCGCGCAAAGGCGTCGTCCTTTCCGCTGGAGCAATAAATACGCCACAGATCCTCATGCTGTCCGGTATCGGCGATCCCACAGAGTTGCGCAAACATGGTGTGACACCTGTGGTGGACAGCCCAGAAGTTGGTAAAAATTTGTTGGAGCATCCCTGTCTTCACGTGCTAGCCGAAGTGAACACCGCTACCGGCAATGCGTATTCCTCCGGACTCGGCCGTATCAAAGCGTTTGCTTCATATTTCCTGCGAGGACAAGGAATCTTGGGCGAGTCCCTCGCGCAAGTAATTGCCTTTGTTAAATCAACCCCTGAAAAGTATGAGCCAGACCTACAGTTTCACTTTCTGCCGTACGGTTACTGGGTTGAGGATGGAAAGCGCGTCGTCCCCAACAAGAAGCTTGTCGCATTTTTCGCGAACGTAAACCACGCCGAAAGCAAAGGTCACCTAGAACTCCGATCCGCTAGTCCCCGCGACCCAATTGCGATATTTCCGCGCCTGCTCGACCATCCAGAGGATCTCCGCAGTCTCACTGAATCTCTGACCTGGATCCGACGATTTTCCAAAATGCCGCCATTCGGCGACAACGTCCTCAAGCTCCTCGACATTCCGGCTCAGGAAGCCGGCGCAGCTGCGGACGAGGAGTTTGTCCGTAACAACGCTATGCCGAGTTATCATCCTGTAGGTACCTGCCGCATGGGCGCGGATGAGCGCGCAGTAGTGACCCCTGATCTTTGTGTCCGAGGCGTTCAAGGCCTATGGGTTGCGGATGCATCAATATTCCCACGTCATATAGCAGGAAACCCGAACGCAACTTGCATCATGATCGGCGAGCGTGCCGCCGATCTTATTGAGACACGATAG
- the ehuB gene encoding ectoine/hydroxyectoine ABC transporter substrate-binding protein EhuB, producing the protein MGTRELHNKITWTPRLAIQRRIAALGIAVASIAAAACSAHAESLLDKIKKGETVRIGFSNEIPWAYPGENNAPLGFVNAMTIDLLKKLGTTKIEPVVAEWGSLIPGLQAGRYDIITGGMYITPERCRNVLFTEPLGNFSDALLVAKGNPKGIHSLTDILDKGLTLAAVAGSVYVKQAKQAGIADDKLMQVAGDPEVVQSIKAGRADAGTGAYFTSKRLVDNDKSIQMAEPFNAPEGKVYPGLVLSPDQQADVDALNAVMKTYLGSEEMLASVGKYGYTKSNLPDGTKTADLCKR; encoded by the coding sequence ATGGGAACCAGAGAGCTTCACAACAAAATCACTTGGACGCCCAGGCTGGCAATTCAACGGCGCATCGCTGCGCTTGGCATTGCGGTGGCTTCTATTGCCGCGGCTGCGTGTTCGGCGCACGCGGAGTCGCTCCTTGATAAGATCAAGAAGGGCGAGACCGTCCGTATCGGCTTTTCTAATGAAATCCCGTGGGCGTACCCCGGAGAAAACAACGCGCCTCTTGGCTTTGTCAATGCGATGACAATCGACCTCCTTAAAAAGCTCGGCACGACGAAAATCGAGCCCGTCGTAGCGGAATGGGGCTCGCTAATTCCCGGGCTCCAAGCTGGGCGCTACGACATCATTACCGGCGGCATGTATATCACTCCTGAACGATGCCGCAACGTTCTATTCACCGAGCCCCTCGGCAATTTCAGCGATGCATTGCTTGTGGCAAAGGGGAATCCAAAAGGTATTCATTCCTTGACCGACATCCTCGACAAGGGCCTAACGTTGGCAGCTGTCGCGGGATCAGTCTATGTCAAGCAGGCGAAACAAGCTGGGATTGCTGACGACAAGCTTATGCAGGTTGCTGGGGATCCCGAAGTGGTGCAGTCCATCAAGGCAGGTCGCGCAGACGCGGGAACCGGTGCCTACTTTACGTCCAAGCGACTTGTTGACAACGATAAAAGCATACAGATGGCTGAGCCTTTTAATGCGCCCGAAGGCAAAGTATATCCAGGACTTGTTCTATCGCCAGACCAACAAGCCGATGTCGATGCTTTGAATGCGGTGATGAAGACTTACCTCGGCAGCGAAGAAATGCTGGCCTCAGTCGGAAAGTACGGCTACACAAAGTCTAACCTGCCGGATGGAACAAAGACTGCCGACCTTTGCAAGCGGTAG
- a CDS encoding aldehyde dehydrogenase family protein, with protein MNLEKLVQHESKHYVNGTWVTPIDPVLLPVVNPSTEETFTWVTGGGVQDVNRAVAAARAAFPIYSAWSVFDRAALLERMLTEYQRRRNDIADTLCREMGAPLEIAREWHDASAEIVRTIEILKSYSFYETVGSDSILREPIGVVGMITPWNWPVGQIITKVAPALAAGCTMVLKPSEMTPLCAIIFTEALEAAGVPPGVFNMVQGQGAVVGEALSSHADVDMISFTGSTRAGIRIAQTAASTVKRVTQELGGKSANIILPDANLKWAVSTGVHRVMHNSGQACSAPTRMLVPASLHDQAKAIAKESAESLVVGDVHSPQTAIGPVATKAQFEKVQELIKIGIEEGAELVAGGLGRPNGIKKGYFVKPTVFAGASNTMTIAREEIFGPVLTIIPYQDEDEAVQIANDTVYGLAAYVASSHMDEAKKLASRLRAGMVHINYPIRDAARPFGGYKQSGNGRENGKFGLEEYLEVKAVLGSNNVG; from the coding sequence GTGAATCTGGAGAAGCTCGTGCAACACGAGTCGAAGCATTATGTAAACGGCACTTGGGTCACACCAATAGACCCGGTCCTCTTGCCGGTCGTAAACCCGTCGACCGAAGAGACATTCACGTGGGTTACCGGCGGAGGTGTACAGGACGTCAACCGGGCGGTAGCGGCTGCCCGCGCTGCATTTCCAATCTACTCGGCTTGGTCGGTTTTTGACCGAGCCGCGTTGTTGGAGAGGATGCTCACGGAATATCAACGACGCAGGAACGATATAGCGGACACTCTTTGTCGTGAGATGGGAGCACCGCTCGAAATTGCTCGCGAATGGCACGATGCATCCGCAGAGATCGTGAGGACGATCGAAATTCTGAAAAGCTATAGCTTCTACGAGACAGTCGGTTCAGATAGCATTTTGCGTGAGCCGATCGGTGTTGTCGGTATGATAACGCCTTGGAACTGGCCCGTTGGACAAATTATTACCAAAGTCGCGCCAGCCCTTGCTGCAGGTTGCACCATGGTCCTTAAGCCTTCCGAGATGACACCTCTCTGCGCCATTATTTTCACCGAAGCCCTGGAAGCAGCTGGAGTGCCGCCGGGCGTCTTCAACATGGTTCAGGGACAGGGAGCAGTTGTTGGTGAAGCCCTTTCGTCTCATGCGGATGTAGACATGATATCCTTTACCGGATCAACAAGAGCGGGGATACGCATCGCGCAAACCGCTGCGTCGACTGTCAAACGGGTAACTCAGGAGCTCGGCGGTAAGTCAGCAAACATTATTCTACCCGATGCAAATTTGAAATGGGCCGTATCGACCGGGGTTCACCGGGTAATGCACAACAGCGGGCAGGCTTGCAGTGCTCCAACAAGAATGCTTGTTCCGGCAAGCCTACATGATCAGGCAAAAGCGATAGCGAAAGAAAGTGCGGAAAGCCTGGTGGTAGGAGACGTTCACTCACCTCAAACCGCTATTGGTCCTGTTGCCACCAAAGCCCAGTTTGAAAAGGTACAGGAGCTGATCAAAATAGGGATCGAAGAAGGAGCTGAATTGGTTGCCGGCGGGCTTGGTAGGCCCAACGGCATCAAGAAAGGATATTTCGTCAAGCCAACCGTATTTGCTGGCGCAAGTAACACAATGACCATCGCCCGTGAAGAAATTTTCGGGCCCGTACTAACAATTATACCCTATCAAGATGAAGATGAGGCCGTACAAATTGCGAACGATACTGTTTATGGGCTCGCAGCCTACGTGGCGTCTTCACACATGGATGAAGCTAAAAAATTAGCTTCCCGCTTACGCGCCGGAATGGTGCACATAAACTATCCAATACGCGATGCTGCTCGGCCGTTTGGCGGTTACAAGCAATCGGGCAATGGTCGCGAGAATGGCAAGTTCGGTTTGGAGGAATATCTCGAAGTCAAGGCAGTTCTGGGTTCGAACAACGTTGGCTAG
- a CDS encoding M24 family metallopeptidase → MKVSGIDTIKVEKDLAFTIQEYQRRLKTVREGIAARDLDILVVTVPENMLYLSGYNTLGYASAQYLLIPLQGEPLHITRGIEEVNVRAYSWIDNSTSYMDHEAPLELLAETLRNLGFAKAKVGFEEKSWFFSIADYEALKTLLPDVRFEDGSMIVEAVRVVKSDAEIDYIRQAARIAEAGIEAGINQIRAGVNENEIAAEIQRVVTLQGSEYPGYPPFVTSGVRTSYAHGTWSGRQIQPGDPVFLELSGTVRRYSAAIMRASVVSPSNRELEKMEDVSRRALENMLDGIHPDRPLGEVWTIWSQTVNAGGYEGRFKRTGYSIGISYPPDWGEGHILSFKRGETRILKPNMVFHIPSMVKAFGFADVGTSETVRVTETGCEILTNYKRQLYVR, encoded by the coding sequence ATGAAAGTTTCCGGCATAGACACGATAAAGGTAGAAAAAGACCTGGCTTTTACTATCCAGGAGTATCAAAGAAGGCTCAAGACGGTCCGCGAAGGCATTGCAGCGCGGGATCTGGACATCCTCGTGGTGACCGTCCCCGAAAACATGCTTTACTTAAGCGGTTACAACACGCTCGGTTATGCCTCCGCCCAGTATCTGCTTATCCCGCTGCAAGGGGAGCCCCTCCATATCACCCGTGGCATTGAAGAGGTGAATGTCCGGGCCTATTCGTGGATAGATAACAGTACCAGCTACATGGACCACGAGGCCCCGCTCGAGCTGCTCGCGGAAACGCTGCGAAACCTGGGTTTTGCCAAGGCGAAGGTGGGGTTCGAGGAAAAGTCTTGGTTCTTCTCGATCGCTGATTACGAAGCGCTCAAGACCCTTCTCCCTGACGTCCGTTTCGAAGATGGCTCGATGATTGTCGAGGCGGTCCGCGTCGTCAAATCCGATGCCGAAATAGACTATATCCGGCAGGCAGCGCGGATTGCCGAGGCCGGCATCGAAGCGGGCATCAACCAGATAAGGGCCGGCGTGAACGAGAATGAAATCGCCGCCGAAATCCAGCGCGTGGTCACGCTCCAGGGAAGTGAATACCCCGGCTACCCGCCGTTTGTGACTTCGGGCGTGCGCACGAGCTATGCGCATGGCACGTGGTCGGGCCGGCAGATTCAGCCGGGTGATCCTGTCTTCCTCGAACTGTCCGGCACTGTTCGACGCTATAGCGCCGCGATCATGCGGGCTTCCGTGGTCAGTCCATCCAACCGTGAACTCGAGAAAATGGAGGACGTGTCACGAAGGGCGCTGGAAAACATGCTCGACGGCATACATCCCGATCGCCCCCTCGGTGAGGTGTGGACCATCTGGTCGCAGACCGTCAATGCTGGAGGCTATGAAGGCCGCTTCAAGCGTACGGGGTATTCCATCGGCATCAGCTACCCGCCGGATTGGGGCGAAGGGCACATCCTGTCGTTTAAGCGAGGGGAAACGCGGATCCTCAAGCCCAATATGGTCTTCCATATCCCCTCTATGGTCAAGGCTTTCGGCTTTGCGGACGTCGGCACCAGCGAGACTGTTCGCGTGACCGAAACTGGCTGCGAGATCTTGACGAACTACAAACGTCAGCTTTACGTTCGCTAA
- a CDS encoding aminotransferase class V-fold PLP-dependent enzyme produces MNGSVLPLNRIREDFPAIQNFIYMDVANQGLISLTTRRSFEEHLKNRLHGINDELSQLADIEKTRARFARFVGADKDEIAITKNASEGINIIANAIDWRPGDSVILCPQLEHANNILPWLQVKALHNVDLKLVEPDNGAIPVDAIVNALDSRTRVVALSTATMVPGFRTVSQPVAEACRRHGAFLLADGTQSVGILHTDVNRLGVDGLAVSTVKGLMGLYGSGFLYCRREWADQLKPAYLARFSVDLGNAPESAPILNAAKLRAGAPRFDIGHYNFPGMIAAHASLGQLLEIGTEAIDKHVTSLATRLASGLLQTGLPVCGGPPGEHTGSIVAVGDMAALGGAQEIAAYIPSLHSYLAENKVVASTRRGLLRFSLHLYNSEEEVDEVVDIVKKWSK; encoded by the coding sequence ATGAACGGCAGTGTGCTTCCATTAAACCGCATCCGTGAAGATTTTCCGGCCATCCAAAACTTTATTTACATGGATGTTGCCAATCAAGGATTGATCTCTCTAACTACCCGCAGATCTTTCGAGGAGCATCTGAAAAACAGATTGCACGGGATAAACGATGAGCTTAGCCAGTTGGCGGACATCGAGAAGACACGCGCCCGATTTGCTCGATTTGTTGGTGCAGATAAAGATGAAATTGCTATCACAAAGAACGCGTCAGAGGGGATCAACATAATCGCCAACGCGATTGACTGGCGACCCGGCGACAGCGTTATCTTATGCCCTCAACTTGAGCATGCAAACAACATCCTGCCATGGCTCCAAGTGAAAGCTCTACATAATGTTGATCTCAAATTAGTGGAGCCGGATAATGGTGCGATTCCCGTAGATGCGATTGTCAATGCGCTTGATTCCAGGACTCGCGTTGTGGCGCTTTCAACTGCAACGATGGTTCCTGGTTTTCGGACAGTCTCGCAACCTGTCGCGGAGGCGTGCAGGCGTCATGGCGCCTTCCTCTTGGCGGATGGGACTCAGTCGGTCGGAATACTCCATACCGATGTCAACCGGTTGGGAGTAGATGGTTTGGCCGTCTCGACTGTGAAGGGATTGATGGGCCTCTACGGATCGGGATTTCTCTACTGCCGCCGGGAGTGGGCAGATCAGCTAAAGCCAGCCTACCTCGCTCGCTTCAGCGTCGATCTCGGGAACGCACCAGAATCGGCTCCCATTCTCAACGCCGCCAAGCTGCGGGCTGGGGCGCCTCGTTTTGACATCGGGCATTACAATTTCCCAGGCATGATTGCCGCCCACGCATCCTTGGGACAACTGCTGGAGATCGGAACAGAAGCAATCGACAAGCACGTGACATCTTTGGCAACTCGACTGGCTTCAGGACTGCTACAAACCGGACTGCCTGTCTGTGGCGGGCCTCCTGGCGAGCACACTGGGAGTATTGTGGCGGTGGGCGACATGGCTGCACTCGGCGGAGCGCAAGAAATAGCCGCCTACATACCGTCGCTGCACAGTTATCTTGCGGAAAACAAGGTCGTTGCATCAACGCGACGAGGACTCCTTCGGTTCTCGCTCCATCTTTACAACAGCGAGGAGGAAGTCGACGAAGTTGTCGATATAGTCAAGAAATGGTCGAAGTAG
- a CDS encoding M20 family metallopeptidase → MSSPSADTVALLQDLVKIESVNPSLSPRGSGEQRVAEYLERFCRDRNLPYELQHVVDGRSNFLTWISGKDPSRRLLFVAHMDTVPTDNWASDPFSPELKDNRLYGRGSCDTKGSLSAMMIALSTLGERQPNATIVVAASIDEEYRKIGARAIALSGKSYDAAVVGEPTELELVVAHKGSVRWQIDVQGVPAHTSKPHLGVNAISGMAKVILALNEHGENLASRTQPLVSPPTLTVSLIEGGLELTTVPPSCRIWVDRRLVPGERPEQALAEVENILQGLRDHEDINVRSLLPALEDPAPDSAESSKIASVAAQACAEVAGTGKYIGVPYGTDASQLSLAGIPCIVLGPGSIDRAHTNNEFIELDQLERSVEIYRRIMLSY, encoded by the coding sequence ATGTCATCGCCAAGCGCAGATACCGTCGCGCTTCTTCAAGACCTTGTCAAAATTGAAAGCGTAAACCCTTCGCTTTCGCCCAGGGGCAGCGGAGAACAGCGGGTCGCCGAATATCTTGAAAGGTTTTGCCGGGACCGAAACCTGCCTTATGAACTCCAGCACGTTGTCGACGGCCGCTCGAATTTCTTGACCTGGATCTCAGGCAAAGACCCTAGTCGGCGGCTTCTTTTTGTGGCCCATATGGACACGGTGCCCACTGATAATTGGGCTTCCGATCCATTTTCTCCCGAATTGAAGGATAATCGACTCTACGGTAGGGGAAGTTGCGACACAAAGGGTTCCCTCTCTGCAATGATGATCGCCCTGAGTACCTTAGGGGAGCGTCAGCCGAATGCCACAATTGTCGTTGCCGCCAGCATCGATGAAGAGTACCGCAAGATCGGCGCTCGCGCCATCGCTCTCTCCGGCAAGTCGTATGATGCCGCGGTTGTTGGTGAACCAACCGAGCTTGAGCTTGTAGTCGCCCACAAAGGGTCGGTCCGCTGGCAAATCGACGTTCAGGGTGTCCCTGCTCACACTTCGAAGCCGCATCTCGGAGTCAATGCAATCTCAGGCATGGCAAAGGTCATCTTGGCGCTCAACGAACACGGAGAGAACCTCGCTTCCCGCACCCAGCCTTTGGTTAGTCCTCCAACTTTGACGGTAAGTCTTATCGAGGGTGGCCTGGAATTGACGACGGTTCCTCCATCGTGCCGCATCTGGGTGGATCGACGTCTCGTTCCAGGAGAGCGACCGGAGCAGGCGTTGGCAGAAGTGGAGAACATACTGCAAGGTTTGCGGGATCACGAAGACATCAACGTCCGATCATTACTGCCCGCGCTTGAAGATCCTGCTCCGGACAGTGCCGAGTCAAGCAAGATAGCTTCCGTGGCAGCGCAGGCGTGTGCCGAAGTTGCCGGGACGGGCAAGTACATTGGAGTGCCGTACGGCACGGATGCTAGTCAGCTATCATTGGCCGGCATCCCGTGCATCGTGCTCGGGCCAGGAAGCATTGATCGCGCTCACACAAATAATGAGTTCATTGAGTTGGATCAACTTGAAAGGTCCGTTGAAATATATAGACGCATAATGCTCAGCTACTAG